In one window of Macadamia integrifolia cultivar HAES 741 chromosome 2, SCU_Mint_v3, whole genome shotgun sequence DNA:
- the LOC122072294 gene encoding peroxidase 16-like, translated as MEHRSSFLLSFLLLLLLLNSASAQLKQNFYQNICPNVENYVRNAVEKKFNETFVTAPGTLRLFFHDCFVRGCDASVLLASSSNNAEKDSPIGQTLAGDGFDTVIKAKAAVDNDPNCKNKVSCADILALAARDVIVLTGGPSYTVELGRLDGTISTKSSVHSSIPLPTFSLDKLTSMFSATGLSQTDLVALSGAHTIGFSHCARFTKRLYGFSRRSSVDPSLNSNYAKQLQQACPKNVDPRVAVNMDPNTPRIFDNNYYKNLQQGMGLFTSDQVLFTDTRTTKLVNLFASNSTAFEQAFITAITNLGRVRVKVGSQGEIRHDCTAVN; from the exons ATGGAACATAGAAGTTCCTTTCTTCTgtcatttcttctcctccttctgttACTAAACTCAGCTTCTGCTCAGCTTAAGCAGAATTTCTACCAAAACATATGCCCCAATGTTGAAAATTATGTTCGCAATGCAGTTGAAAAGAAGTTCAATGAAACCTTTGTGACAGCCCCTGGCACTCTCAGACTCTTCTTCCATGATTGTTTTGTTAGG GGGTGTGATGCTTCTGTTCTTCTTGCATCGTCGAGTAACAATGCGGAAAAGGATAGCCCCATCGGTCAAACACTCGCCGGAGATGGTTTCGATACAGTGATCAAAGCTAAGGCTGCGGTTGATAATGATCCCAACTGCAAGAACAAGGTCTCCTGCGCTGATATATTGGCCTTGGCTGCTAGAGATGTGATAGTTCTG ACGGGTGGACCATCATACACAGTTGAATTGGGAAGACTAGATGGAACAATTTCCACCAAGAGCAGTGTTCACAGCAGTATTCCTTTACCTACTTTCAGCTTAGATAAGCTCACTTCCATGTTCTCTGCAACTGGTCTATCACAGACAGATTTGGTAGCATTATCAG GAGCACACACAATTGGGTTCTCTCACTGTGCCAGGTTCACTAAACGGCTTTATGGTTTCAGCCGTAGGAGCTCAGTCGATCCATCTCTAAATTCTAATTATGCTAAGCAGCTCCAACAGGCATGTCCAAAAAATGTAGACCCAAGAGTTGCTGTTAACATGGACCCTAACACACCTCGAATTTTCGATAATAATTACTACAAGAATCTTCAGCAAGGGATGGGGTTATTCACCTCTGATCAAGTCTTGTTCACAGATACTAGAACAACAAAACTTGTGAATCTCTTCGCGTCGAATAGTACAGCTTTCGAACAAGCTTTCATTACTGCCATTACTAATCTTGGAAGGGTTCGGGTGAAGGTAGGATCACAAGGTGAAATTCGGCATGATTGCACTGCTGTGAACTAG
- the LOC122088609 gene encoding uncharacterized protein LOC122088609, whose translation MAMSSKKKPLSSALVVSTDCSGFRSFFLNCGNHLSQSKTYPPSPDSIPIISKQRPSSSTPQNKSHHNPTSQQPSSICSRDGREAARIYWRRAQQLENELIQLDKWLNTEKLLRDCLDKKNGSCPSELKMERTNESCLRTELLRMAHGGYIYRTMRLVTARRKLVIQLSAPAIIPVEVGSDILQVLKRMALMGTNNLHQWLLKSLPMCDLCGDHGKKINESSGKGFMETIVFDAIEKFEILVLEGMRIQMGRKEKAKKGIWEKRLRECVVVVMLIQMRDEEKGNEAFGEIMIGLVEASIRQAEGSGIFIEGVHLAGWLGRGFKEDKRRDFKGGEDYLWSVSVKGCEGRCSTLSHWDCVRNPDVAFAS comes from the exons ATGGCAATGTCAAGCAAGAAGAAACCTCTTTCTTCAGCCTTAGTGGTCTCCACTGACTGTTCAGGATTCAGATCATTCTTTCTCAATTGTGGCAATCATCTTTCACAGTCCAAAACCTATCCTCCTTCACCAGATTCCATCCCAATAATTTCAAAGCAAAGACCCTCTTCATCAACTCCTCAAAACAAGTCTCACCATAACCCTACTTCTCAACAACCCTCTTCAATTTGCTCAAGAGATGGCAGAGAAGCTGCAAGAATCTACTGGAGAAGAGCCCAACAATTGGAAAATGAGCTTATTCAACTTGATAAGTGGCTAAATACTGAAAAGTTACTTCGAGATTGTCTAGACAAAAAAAATGGGTCATGCCCATCTGAGCTTAAGATGGAAAGGACTAACGAAAGTTGCTTGAGAACAGAGCTCTTGAGAATGGCTCATGGTGGTTACATCTATAGAACTATGAGGTTGGTTACAGCCCGGCGTAAACTAGTCATACAATTATCAGCGCCGGCAATCATTCCGGTAGAGGTCGGGTCAGACATTTTGCAG gttttaaaGAGGATGGCATTGATGGGGACCAACAATCTGCATCAATGGTTGCTGAAATCTTTGCCAATGTGTGATCTATGTGGGGATCATGGAAAGAAGATCAATGAAAGTTCTGGAAAGGGTTTCATGGAGACCATTGTGTTTGATGCCATAgagaaatttgaaattctggttTTGGAGGGGATGAGAATCCAAAtgggtagaaaagaaaaagctaaGAAGGGGATTTGGGAGAAGAGATTAAGGGAATGTGTAGTAGTTGTGATGCTAATACAAATGAGAGATGAAGAGAAAGGGAATGAAGCTTTTGGGGAGATCATGATTGGACTAGTTGAAGCATCTATTAGGCAGGCAGAAGGAAGTGGGATTTTCATTGAAGGGGTTCACCTTGCAGGGTGGTTGGGTCGTGGATTTAAAGAGGATAAGAGGAGAGATTTCAAGGGTGGAGAGGACTATTTGTGGAGTGTATCTGTAAAGGGTTGTGAAGGGAGATGCAGTACTTTGAGCCATTGGGACTGTGTGAGGAACCCTGATGTTGCTTTTGCTTCTTGA